CAGCGGGCGGGTGCACTTCGCCCCGGACGAGGCGGTGCTCGACGCCGCCGGTCGCGCCGCCCTGGGCCGCGGTCCGGCCCGGGCCTGAACGCGGCCGACCCGGGCCTGAACGCGGCCGGCCCGGCGAAGGCCCGGTCGGCGAAAGCCGTCTGGGCCTGAACCCCTTCTGCCGGTGCCTGCCCGCCCGACGACTGCCCGCCTGACGACTGTCCGCCCGAGGAATGCCCGGTGACGAAGGCCGGCCCGGCGGGTACGGGCCCGCCGGCGTGCGCCCGGCGGCCGTCCCGCCCGCGGTCAGCGGGTCCCCACCGCGGCGCGGACGGCCCGGCGGGCCAACGCGGCGTCGTCGTACAGCCGGCGGATCATGATCCGCTGCTCCTCGCCGGCGCCCGGGACGTCGTACAGGCGGATCTCCCGCATCAGCACCAGCACCAGGTTGACCAGGAACGCGTCCCGGGCGAGGGTTCCGCCGGACTGCGCGAGCTGGCTGATCTGGCGTCGCGCCGCGGTGTCCCCGGACAGCACGCTCCACAGCACCGCCAGGTCGTAGCCCGGCAGGTACCAGCCGGCCTGCTCCCAGTCGACCAGCACCGGGCCGGACGGCGCCAGCAGCATGTTGCTGAGCAGCGCGTCGCCGTGGCAGAGCTGCAGCGGGGTGTGGCTGAGGCCGTGCAGCAGCCCGCGGAGGTCCCCGGCGTCCCGGTCGGTCAGCTGGCCGACCGAGTGGAACCGGGCGATCTCCATCTGGTAGTCCAGCGGCGTGTGGAAGACGTCGGTGGGCGGCCGCCACAGGTTGAGGGTGCGGACCGCGCCGAGGATCGCCCGGATCTCGCCCGGCGTGGGCGCGTTGACCGGGTGCCGCTCGCGGGCGGCGGGCCGGCCCGGCACCCGCTCCACCACCAGCACGCACCGGTCGTGGTCGGCGGCCACCAGCCGCGGCAGCCGGACCGGCGGGCGGTGCCGGACGAAAGCCCGGTAGACCGCGACCTCGTGATGGAAGTCCGCCACCAGCTGCTCGAACTGGTCACCCCGGACGGCCTGCGGGGCAAGGCACTTGGCCACCACCGGAGCGCGTCCGATGGTGCCCGCCACCAGGATGTGGCGGCTGCCCTCGCGCAGGACCTGCCGCGGGGTGAACGCGGGACATATCCGCGCGATGTTGGCCAGCGCGGCCCGGACCGCCGGGGTCTGCAGGGCGGCCGGGTCGATCCGCTCGGCGACCAGGGGCTGGGCCGGCCGGCCGCGCAGCATCCGCTCACCCGGCCGGACGGGGGCCTGCCGCGGGACCCCGCCGTTCAGCGCGGAGTCGGGGGCGCGCAGGCCCAGTGCCGCCCGGCCGGCCTGCCCCCGGGCGTCCGTGGAGCGGCCGTCGGTGCCGCGGGGGGCCGCCGGGCGGCTCTGCGGCACGGGCTTCGGGCCGGGACGGGTGCCGGCTGCGGTGGGGGGACGCAGCGCGGGGCGGGTGGCGGTCGGGGCGGGCGAGGTCGCTGAGGAGTACATGAGGGGTGGGTGATCCCTTCCTTGCCGTCGGCGGGCTGGCCCCCGCTGTCACGGGGGAGGGCTGGCGTGCGCATTCCTGGTGCGCCGCCTGCCCTGCTCGGTGCGGTCGTCTGGAGCGCGGGCGCCGGGCACGGACGGAGGGCCTGGACCCTCCCGGACGGCCGCCGGTGATCCGTCCGCGTCCTGGGGAAACGTGGTCGGTCCGACTTCCGCTGCCGTGCCCGGCGCCCCCGCGCCACCCGGCCGCGCCACCCCCTCGGGAGAGCTCCCGGGGGCGCCGCCGGTGGGGTAGGGGGAGCGCCCCTGGCCTGCCGGCGGCGCCCCCGACCCCGAGGGCGGGGTGGCGCACCTCTACATCACACCTGGATGCCACTGGCACACCATGTGGCGGACCCTGGCGAAGCCTGGCGAATGCTCGCTTGGCACATGACACCGCACTAGGGTCGAACCAGCCGAGGAACCTGGGGGCTTCACGTGAGCAGGGAACCCAACACACGACTGGCCGACCTCTTCGCCCTGACCGGATGGTCCAAGGGCGAGCTGGCTCGGCTGGTCAACCGGCGCGGTGCGGCGATGGGACAGCAGCAACTGTCCACCGACACCTCGCGGGTGCGCCGCTGGATCGAGCAGGGGGAGATCCCCCGCGATCCGGTGCCGCGGGTGCTGGCAGCTGTGTTCACCGAGCGGCTCGGCCGTGTCGTCACCACTGAGGACCTCGGTCTGGAACGACACCGGCCCTCCAGGTCCACGACAGCGCAGTCGGCAGAACCCTGGGAGCCGGATCGAACGGCCGCGGTCCTCACCGAGTTCACGGGAATGGACCTCATGCTCAACCGACGCGGATTGGTGGGTGCGGGCGCCGCACTCACGGCGGGAGCGGTCGTCGCCGACTCCCTCCAGGGCTGGCTCACGGGGGACGCGGTCGCGTACGCGGCCGGGCGGCCCGGGCCCAGGCAGGTGGTCACCCAGGCGGGCGCGAGGCCCGTCGTGGACGTGTACGAGTCCGGCCAGGTCGGCTTCGACGAGGTGGAGGCGCTGGAGCGCTCGGTGGAGGTGTTCCGCGCCTGGGACGCCTCGCGTGGTGGCGGCCTGCAGCGCAAGGCCGTGGTCGGCCAGCTCAACGAGGTCGGCGGGCTGTTGACGCACCGGCACGCCCCGGCGCTGGACCGGCGGTTGTGGATCGTCGCGGCCAACCTCGCGGTGCTGGCGGGCTGGATGTCGCACGACGTGGGTCTGGAGCCGACCGCGCAGAAGTACTTCGTGATCGCCGCCCAGGCGGCCAAGGAGGCGGAGGACCGCCCCCGGGCCGGCGAGGCGATCTCCCGGGCCGCCCGGCAGATGATGCACCTCGGCCGGGCCGACGACGCGCTCGACCTGATGCAGGCCGCCAACGCCAGCGGGGGCGGCGAGACGCTGCCCCGGACGCAGGCGATGCTGCACACGGTGGAGGCCTGGGCGCAGGCCGCACTGGGGCGCTCGCAGGCGACCCGGCGGGTGCTGGGCGAGGCCGAGGACCTCTTCGTCCGGGACAACGGCGGCGAGGCGCTGCCGTCCTGGATGCAGCTGTTCAACGAGGCCGAACTGCACGGCATGCAGGCGCTGGTCTACCGGACCTTGGCCGAGCACGACCCGAGCGCGGCGCCGCTGGCCGTCCGGCACGCCAAGCTGGCGATCGACCTGCGCTCACGCAACGGCCGGGAGCGCTCGGCGCTGCTGGACCGGATCACCCTGGCCTCCGTGCACTGGCTCTCCGGCGAGCCGGACGAGGCGCATGTGCAGGCCAAGATGGCGATGGCCTCGATCGGCCAGACCTCCTCGCACCGCACCTGGGACCGGCTGCGCGAGATGTACCGGCTGACCGGCCGCTACCAGGGGCTGCCCGAGGTGGACGAGCTGCGCGAGGAACTGCGCCAGGAACTGCGGGTGGCGGACGCCAAGCAGCGGCCCCGGCTGGCCTGAGGGCGGCCGGGGGCCGGCTCGCCCTTGCCCTCGGGCCCGGTTGCCCGGTCGCGTTCGTGCGGGTGCGGGTGCGGGTGCGGGTGCGGGTGCGGGTGCGGGTGCGCGGGCGCGCGTGCCGGAGCGCGGGAGTGCGTGCGGCGACTTGGTGCGCCCGGCGGCTCCGGGCGGTCAGGTCCAGGTGGCCGGATTTCCACGGTCGGTTCCGGCTGGTCGGTCGGCTGGTCGCGGCTGGTGGGTCGCGGGCCGTCGGTCGGTCCCGGGCCGCCGATCAGACCGCGCGCAGCAGCATCCGCAGCGCCGTGACCTGCCCGTCCTCGTCGAGAACCGGTACGCCCGCGCAGTGCACGACGACCTGGCTGCCGCCCGGCCCGAGGACCCGGACGGTGCCGGCCGGCGTGCGCCCGTGCACCAGGGCGTCGGTCATCATCCGCCGCAGGGCGGGGCGGTCCTGCTCGGGCAGCCGGGTCGGGAGCTGGTCGAGGGTGAGCGGGCCGAGGCCCGGATCACGGCCGAGCAGCCGGAAGGCTTCGGGGGACCAGCGGACGCGGTCGGTGAGCAGGTCCCACTCGGCGGCGCCGACGGCGTCGGCGGCCGGTACAGCGGGCCCCGAGGGGGTGGGCCCGGAGGCGGTCAGGGAGGGGAGGCTCATCCGAAGGTCCCACGGGTCGATGACGGTGAGGTGATGGGACGACTGTCGCACGGTGGCACCGGCCTTGTGAGGGGTTTGGGTAAATTCGCGGCAATGTCCCTGGCATATGCCCGAGCGGGCGGGCCCGGTCAGGGCCCGCCCGCACCCGGTGGGGGCCGCCCGCACCTTCGAGGGGGGGACCGTCCGCGCGCCGGGCGACCGTGCCCCGACGGCGAGGCCGTCCAGCCGCGCCGGTCGCCCGCGGTCCCGCGGCGGGGCCCGCGGCCCGGTACCGCCCGGGCGGGGCGGGCCGGCGGCTGTCTCACGCCCTGTGTGCGCGGGGCCCGTACAAGGGGTAACCTTCGGTGATTCCGGCGCCCGGGCGCCCGCGCAAAACCGACAAATGACCCCCGGCGACGGAAATCCCGTTGCCACTACGACCGCCGCAACGGATGCTGACCTCATGTTCGAGCCAGTGATAGCGCCCAGTGCCAGCCTCCTCGGCCTCCTCCAGCGAGGCCGCGGTGACGGGCAGCTCCATGCGCTGGCGGCCGACCGTACCGAGGCGATCTCCGCCCTGGAGGAGTGCGTCACCAACGACCCCCGCGGCGACTGGCAGATCGAGAACCGCTCCCTCTACTACGCACGCCTCTACATGGAGCTCGAAGCGCCGCTCGACGGCATCGAGGACCACCTGCACGCCCCGGACGACCTGCTCGACCACGAGGACAACCGCACCGGCCTCGCCCTCTCCGTGCTCGGCCACCTCGCGGCCTACGGGCGCCGCGACGCGCTGCTGATGCTGCGCGAGTACGCCGCGACCGGCACCAACTGGGCCTGGGCCCTGGACGAGCTGGCGATGCGCGACGACGACCTGGGGCTGCTGGTCCTCGGCCCGGCGATCCTCGACCGCTTCCCCGAGGGCCCCGAGGGCGACGCCGACCTGCGGGCCGCCGTCCGCGGCGCGTACGAGCCCCGGCCCTGGCGGCTGTGGGCCGCGCACCACCCCAGAATCGCCACCGCGAGCGAGCAGTCCCCCTTCGACCTGTGGCAGCGCCAGCTGAACCGCGGCGGGGTCACGCCCGGCTGGAGCGTGGCCGGCGTGCTGGCCTGGGCCGACGAGGGTGATCCGTTCGACGGCGCCGCCGCCTTCCACCGCTACGACCCCTCCGAGCCCTCCGAGCCGGACGCCGGCGCCCGCCGGGCCGCCGCGGCCGCGCGCTGCCTCGGCGCCGTGGTCCGTCCCGAGGACCGCGACACGCTGCTGGAAGCCGCCCGCTCCGGCCTGCCCGGGGCCCGCCGGGCCGCCCTGCGCCACCTGGTGGACGTCCAGGACGGGGCGGTCGCCGAGCTGATCGAGGCCGCCGCCGCGGACGTCGACGAGCGCATCGTGCGCGCCGCGCTGGAGGTCCTCGGCCGAATGCGCGGCCCCGAGGCGCTCGCCCACGCCCGCCGCTGGGCCGACCCGGCCACCGGCGGCGCCGACAGCGCCCTCGGCGAGGCCGCCGTCCAACTGCTGGCGGACGCCGGCGAACCGGCCGACGGCCCGATCGTGGTCGACGCGCTGCGGCAGTGGATCTCCGTCCGAGGGGTGACCGGCGTCGGACTCGGCACCCTGGTCGACGGCGCGGGGCGGCTGGCCGCCGCCGCAGCCGTCCCGGCCCTGCGCCACGTCTACGGCGAGGCCGCCTCCTCCGAACTGCGCGGCCGCGCCGCCCGGGCGCTGGCCGCCACCGACCGGCACTTCCCCGAGGGCCCGGCCGTCGAATGCCTCTGGGACTGCGAGGAGGCCACCCGCGAGCTGGCCGCCCGCCACGTCGCCACCACCGGCGACGCCCGGGTGCTGGAGCGGTTGCGCCGGCTGGCCGCCGATCCGGCCGAGGAGGCGGAGGTGCACGCCGCCGTCCGCGGCCGGCTGACCGCCCGCGAGCGCGGCCGCTAGCACCGCCGACGCCGCCGCGCCCGACCGTACGGGCGGGTGGTGAGCCCCGGCACCGGTAGAGACGCCTCCGGCCCCGATCGTCGTGACGATCGGGGCCGGAGGCGTCTGCCGGGCGGGCGGGTCGGTGCCGGCCGCGGTGTCCGACCGGCGGGCTCTTCCCGTGGGCCCGGTCGGGGGACCGCCAGGGTCAGTCGTCGGCCCCGGGGCAGGTGTCGAGCATCTGGCCGAGCGCGGTCTTCTCCGCCTTGGTGGTGCTGAGGTTGTAGACGGTCTTCACATCCACCCAGGCCCGGGCGTACCCGCACCAGGCCGTCTTCAGCGGGGGCTTCCAGTCCTCCGGGCCCTGATCGCCCTTTGCGCGGTTGGACTCCGCGGACACCGTGAGCAGCTGAGGGTGGGTGAGGTCGTTGGCGAAGACCTTCCGCTGCGCGCTGGTCCACTTGTCGGCGCCCGAGCGCCACGCGTTGGCCAGCGGCACCAGGTGGGCGGTGTTCGTCTTGGCCGGATCGCGCAGGGTCAGACCGTCGTAGACGCTGAACCAGGTGCCGGTGACCGACCGGCAGAGGCTGTCGATCTTCACCTCCTGGCCGTCGCGCTCCAGCACGCTCTCCCGGGTGTCGCAGGAGTTGCCCTGCGACATCCAGTGCGGGAACTTCTCCCGGGCGTACCCGTCCATCGTCTCCCAGCGGTCGGCGACCGTCAGGGCGGCCAACTCCTTGCGGGCCGCGCTGATCGAGGACAGCTTCGGACCGGGCCAGCCGCCGGTGTGCGCGGAGGCCGCCGTGATCGGGGGGGCGGTCGAGGCGCCGGGCCTGAGGTCCGAGCCGGTGGCGGTCGCGGTGGCGCAGGCGCTGCCGGCGCCGAGGGTGAGCAGCGCCACGCCCAGACCGGATATGGGGCGCCGCAGACGGGATGTGGGAAGAGCCATTCCCCCTGCATACCCTCCCTGGCGCCTCGATTTCAAATGGGCACGCGCGCCGCCCGGGCCCGGCGGGCGGTGGCGACCCCGGGGTGGGCGGCGCCCGGGCGGGGGAGGGCGGTCGCGGCCAGGTCGGTACGGGCACGATCGACCTGTCCGGCCGGTGCGGGCCCGCCCGTGCCGGGTGCTGACGGACGTTGACACCCACGGGCCGGGAACGGCCGACGGCCCGGGACCTCCGGTGCGTACGCGTGCGTACGAGAGGTCCCGGGCCGTCCGGTGTCCGCCGTCGGGGGGCGCACCTACTTGGCGACGACCACGCCGGCGTCGGGTTCGAGCACGCCGAAGGTGACCAGGCCGATGATCAGGATGCCGAGCAGGATCCGGTACACCACGAACGGCGTGAAGCTGTGCGAGGAGATGTACTTCAGGAACCAGGCGACCGCCGCGTAGCCGACCGCGAACGCGATCAGGGTGGCCAGGACGGTCGGGCCCCAGGCGGGCGCCGGGCCCTCGCCGATCTTGAACACCTCCAGCAGGCCGGAGGCCAGCACCGCCGGGATGGCGAGCAGGAAGGAGTACCTGGCCGCGGCCTCCCGGCTGTAGCCGAGCAGCAGGCCCGCGCTGATCGTGCCGCCGGAGCGGGAGACCCCGGGGATCAGGGCGAGCGCCTGGGCGAAGCCGTACCCGATCGCGTGCGGCAGGGTCAGGTCGCTGATCGGCCTGGCGTGCCGGACGGCCCGGGTGCGGTCGGCGACGGCCAGCACGACACCGAAGACGATCAGCGTGGTGCCGATCACCCGGAGGTCGCGCAGCGAGTTCTCGATGGTGTGCTGGAAGGTCGCGCCGAGGATGCCGATCGGCAGCGTGCCGA
The sequence above is a segment of the Kitasatospora sp. NBC_00240 genome. Coding sequences within it:
- a CDS encoding PAS domain-containing protein, producing MSLPSLTASGPTPSGPAVPAADAVGAAEWDLLTDRVRWSPEAFRLLGRDPGLGPLTLDQLPTRLPEQDRPALRRMMTDALVHGRTPAGTVRVLGPGGSQVVVHCAGVPVLDEDGQVTALRMLLRAV
- a CDS encoding HEAT repeat domain-containing protein — translated: MFEPVIAPSASLLGLLQRGRGDGQLHALAADRTEAISALEECVTNDPRGDWQIENRSLYYARLYMELEAPLDGIEDHLHAPDDLLDHEDNRTGLALSVLGHLAAYGRRDALLMLREYAATGTNWAWALDELAMRDDDLGLLVLGPAILDRFPEGPEGDADLRAAVRGAYEPRPWRLWAAHHPRIATASEQSPFDLWQRQLNRGGVTPGWSVAGVLAWADEGDPFDGAAAFHRYDPSEPSEPDAGARRAAAAARCLGAVVRPEDRDTLLEAARSGLPGARRAALRHLVDVQDGAVAELIEAAAADVDERIVRAALEVLGRMRGPEALAHARRWADPATGGADSALGEAAVQLLADAGEPADGPIVVDALRQWISVRGVTGVGLGTLVDGAGRLAAAAAVPALRHVYGEAASSELRGRAARALAATDRHFPEGPAVECLWDCEEATRELAARHVATTGDARVLERLRRLAADPAEEAEVHAAVRGRLTARERGR
- a CDS encoding DUF1524 domain-containing protein, which codes for MALPTSRLRRPISGLGVALLTLGAGSACATATATGSDLRPGASTAPPITAASAHTGGWPGPKLSSISAARKELAALTVADRWETMDGYAREKFPHWMSQGNSCDTRESVLERDGQEVKIDSLCRSVTGTWFSVYDGLTLRDPAKTNTAHLVPLANAWRSGADKWTSAQRKVFANDLTHPQLLTVSAESNRAKGDQGPEDWKPPLKTAWCGYARAWVDVKTVYNLSTTKAEKTALGQMLDTCPGADD
- a CDS encoding phosphotransferase, with protein sequence MYSSATSPAPTATRPALRPPTAAGTRPGPKPVPQSRPAAPRGTDGRSTDARGQAGRAALGLRAPDSALNGGVPRQAPVRPGERMLRGRPAQPLVAERIDPAALQTPAVRAALANIARICPAFTPRQVLREGSRHILVAGTIGRAPVVAKCLAPQAVRGDQFEQLVADFHHEVAVYRAFVRHRPPVRLPRLVAADHDRCVLVVERVPGRPAARERHPVNAPTPGEIRAILGAVRTLNLWRPPTDVFHTPLDYQMEIARFHSVGQLTDRDAGDLRGLLHGLSHTPLQLCHGDALLSNMLLAPSGPVLVDWEQAGWYLPGYDLAVLWSVLSGDTAARRQISQLAQSGGTLARDAFLVNLVLVLMREIRLYDVPGAGEEQRIMIRRLYDDAALARRAVRAAVGTR
- a CDS encoding undecaprenyl-diphosphate phosphatase, whose amino-acid sequence is MDWFHGAVLGLIQGLTEFLPVSSSAHLRVFSALLGWDDPGAAFTAVTQLGTESAVLIYFRRDIASIVKTWTLSLFRPALRSHQDARMGWFVIIGTLPIGILGATFQHTIENSLRDLRVIGTTLIVFGVVLAVADRTRAVRHARPISDLTLPHAIGYGFAQALALIPGVSRSGGTISAGLLLGYSREAAARYSFLLAIPAVLASGLLEVFKIGEGPAPAWGPTVLATLIAFAVGYAAVAWFLKYISSHSFTPFVVYRILLGILIIGLVTFGVLEPDAGVVVAK